One window of the Solanum stenotomum isolate F172 chromosome 11, ASM1918654v1, whole genome shotgun sequence genome contains the following:
- the LOC125844820 gene encoding phenolic glucoside malonyltransferase 1-like: MASVIEQCQVAPPPSGAAELTLRLTYFDHTWLAFGRNRRILFYNLPISKPHFVQTIIPSLKHSLSLALKHYTILAGNLVCPLINSSGYPELRYKTGDSVSVIFSETTDMNFNYLIGNHPRYAKDFYPFIPQLAEPKDAQGVQLAPVLAIKVTLFPNFGISIGFSNHHAACDGNTIVRFTRAWALLNKSCGDEQFLENDQLIPFYDRSIIKDPHEQGRSIWDIMKTFKVEMRDIIVIPDIDKVRCTFIIGHNEITKLKNLILSRRPSLAHVTSFTITCAYVWTCLVKSEVTTIEIINENVMEFFVCAADCRARINPPLPPSYFGNCVIGYVTQTRRIDLIGKEGFTIAVELIGEVIQKRTKDEEWILSGNWFKEFSTIDTKRLLSVSGSPKFDLYSADFGWGKAEKIESVSIDNGGSMSLSKSKDSNGDLEVGLSLSNAQMNAFAAIFTHGLSLL, encoded by the coding sequence ATGGCTTCAGTAATTGAGCAATGCCAGGTTGCGCCCCCTCCCAGCGGTGCAGCTGAGCTGACGCTCCGTCTTACCTATTTTGATCATACCTGGTTAGCTTTTGGACGTAATCGACGGATATTATTCTACAACCTCCCAATTTCCAAACCCCATTTCGTCCAAACCATTATTCCTTCTCTTAAACATTCACTCTCCCTCGCTCTCAAACACTATACAATCTTAGCTGGAAACCTTGTTTGTCCACTTATAAACTCAAGTGGTTATCCTGAGTTGCGCTACAAGACTGGAGATTCTGTATCTGTTATCTTTTCTGAGACGACTGATATGAATTTCAATTATCTCATTGGTAACCATCCCCGATATGCTAAGGATTTTTATCCCTTTATTCCTCAATTAGCGGAACCTAAGGATGCACAAGGGGTCCAATTAGCCCCGGTTTTAGCCATTAAAGTGACactttttcctaattttggCATATCCATTGGTTTCAGTAACCATCACGCTGCCTGTGATGGAAATACTATAGTAAGATTCACTAGAGCATGGGCTTTGCTAAACAAATCCTGCGGAGATGAGCAATTCTTAGAAAATGATCAGCTCATTCCATTTTACGATAGGTCCATAATAAAAGACCCTCATGAACAAGGGAGGTCTATATGGGATATAATGAAGACATTTAAGGTGGAGATGCGTGACATAATTGTGATTCCTGATATTGATAAAGTTCGATGTACATTTATTATAGGACATAATGAAATCACTAAGCTCAAGAATTTAATACTGTCAAgacgaccaagcctagctcatGTGACATCTTTCACAATAACATGTGCTTATGTATGGACTTGCTTGGTAAAGTCAGAGGTCACCACAATCGAGATAATAAATGAGAATGTAATGGAGTTTTTTGTATGTGCAGCAGATTGCAGAGCACGAATCAATCCACCACTTCCTCCATCTTATTTTGGGAATTGCGTAATTGGGTATGTTACACAAACAAGGCGCATTGACTTAATTGGAAAGGAAGGATTTACAATCGCGGTGGAATTAATTGGAGAAGTCATTCAAAAAAGGACGAAAGACGAGGAATGGATCCTCAGTGGTAACTGGTTTAAAGAATTTAGCACGATAGATACAAAACGGTTGTTGTCAGTTAGTGGATCTCCGAAGTTTGATTTATATTCTGCCGATTTTGGTTGGGGAAAGGCTGAGAAGATAGAGTCTGTTTCTATTGACAATGGTGGATCAATGTCCCTTAGTAAGTCCAAGGATTCGAATGGAGATTTAGAGGTTGGCTTGTCTTTGTCCAACGCTCAAATGAATGCTTTTGCTGCTATATTCACTCATGGTTTAAGCTTGTTGTAG